In Actinomyces radicidentis, one genomic interval encodes:
- the aceE gene encoding pyruvate dehydrogenase (acetyl-transferring), homodimeric type: MSPTSDSAPLIDGLLTKVDDNDPEETKEWHDSLDALIQEKGGPRARFILLSMLAEARKKNVTLPAQTTTPYVNTINVEDEPYFPGDEDIERTYRRWLRWNAAVMVTRAQRPGIGVGGHISSYASTATMYEVGLNHFFRGKDHPGGGDHVFFQGHSSPGNYARAFIEGRLTEDDLDGFRQEYSHPAATGGRGLPSYPHPRRMEDFWEYPTVSMGLGPSEAIYQAWFDRYLQGAGLKDTSQQHTWAFLGDGEMDEPESRGMLQLAASQQLDNLTFVVNCNLQRLDGPVRGNGKIVQELEASFKGAGWNVIKVMWGRGWDRLLAADKDHALEHLMMETLDGDYQTMKANDGAYVREHFFNKDPRTAALVKDWTDEEIWALQRGGNDYRKMYAAYKAAMEHKGQPTVILAQTVKGYLLGSHFAGRNGTHQMKKLKLDDLKGLRDRLHIPFTDEQLEADPYNPPYYKPADDDPALLYMLERRKQLGGFLPERRDVGNELELPGDKTYDVLKGGSGKREVASTMAFVQLLKELIKDKKIGRRFVPIVPDESRTFGLESLFPTKKIFNTLGQNYTPVDAEMMLSYRESTSGQVMHTGINEAGSASAFQVVGTSYATHGVPMVPVYIFYSMFGFQRTGDQFWAAGDQLARGFVIGATAGRTTLTGEGTQHMDGHSPLIAWTNDAFVSYDPCYAYEIRHIVRDALERWYGPDSGRDRNKMYYLTVYNEPMVQPAEPEGVDVEGILKGIHKIADAPAGDGPEVQLMASGVGVPWVLEAQRLLSEEWGVRASVWSVTSWSELRREALEVEQANFLHPEENRTPYLADKLAGAEGPFVATSDYDHAVPDLIRQWVPGDYHVLGADGFGFSDTRASARRHYLIDAESVTVKALQALVEQGKLDRSVLAKALERYDLENVNAGTSGGQGE, from the coding sequence GTGAGCCCCACCAGCGACTCCGCGCCGCTCATCGACGGCCTCCTGACCAAGGTCGACGACAACGACCCCGAGGAGACCAAGGAGTGGCACGACTCCCTCGACGCGCTCATCCAGGAGAAGGGCGGCCCCCGCGCCCGCTTCATCCTCCTGTCGATGCTCGCCGAGGCCCGCAAGAAGAACGTCACGCTCCCGGCCCAGACGACCACCCCGTACGTCAACACGATCAACGTCGAGGACGAGCCCTACTTCCCCGGTGACGAGGACATCGAGCGCACCTACCGCCGGTGGCTCCGCTGGAACGCCGCCGTCATGGTCACCCGCGCCCAGCGCCCCGGCATCGGCGTCGGCGGCCACATCTCCTCCTACGCGTCCACCGCGACCATGTACGAGGTCGGCCTCAACCACTTCTTCCGCGGCAAGGACCACCCGGGCGGCGGCGACCACGTCTTCTTCCAGGGCCACTCCTCCCCCGGCAACTACGCCCGCGCCTTCATCGAGGGCCGCCTCACCGAGGACGACCTCGACGGCTTCCGCCAGGAGTACTCCCACCCCGCCGCCACCGGCGGCCGCGGCCTGCCCTCCTACCCGCACCCGCGCCGCATGGAGGACTTCTGGGAGTACCCCACCGTCTCCATGGGTCTCGGCCCCTCGGAGGCCATCTACCAGGCCTGGTTCGACCGCTACCTCCAGGGCGCCGGCCTCAAGGACACCTCCCAGCAGCACACCTGGGCCTTCCTCGGCGACGGCGAGATGGACGAGCCCGAGTCCCGCGGCATGCTGCAGCTCGCCGCGAGCCAGCAGCTCGACAACCTGACCTTCGTCGTCAACTGCAACCTGCAGCGCCTCGACGGCCCGGTCCGCGGCAACGGCAAGATCGTCCAGGAGCTCGAGGCCTCGTTCAAGGGCGCCGGCTGGAACGTCATCAAGGTGATGTGGGGCCGCGGCTGGGACCGGCTCCTCGCCGCCGACAAGGACCACGCCCTCGAGCACCTCATGATGGAGACGCTCGACGGCGACTACCAGACCATGAAGGCCAACGACGGCGCCTACGTCCGCGAGCACTTCTTCAACAAGGACCCGCGCACGGCCGCCCTCGTCAAGGACTGGACCGACGAGGAGATCTGGGCCCTCCAGCGCGGCGGCAACGACTACCGCAAGATGTACGCCGCCTACAAGGCCGCCATGGAGCACAAGGGCCAGCCGACGGTCATCCTCGCGCAGACCGTCAAGGGCTACCTGCTCGGCTCGCACTTCGCCGGCCGCAACGGCACGCACCAGATGAAGAAGCTCAAGCTGGACGACCTCAAGGGCCTGCGCGACCGCCTGCACATCCCCTTCACGGACGAGCAGCTCGAGGCCGACCCGTACAACCCGCCGTACTACAAGCCGGCGGACGACGACCCGGCCCTGCTCTACATGCTCGAGCGCCGCAAGCAGCTCGGTGGCTTCCTGCCCGAGCGCCGCGACGTCGGCAACGAGCTCGAGCTCCCCGGGGACAAGACCTACGACGTCCTCAAGGGCGGCTCCGGCAAGCGCGAGGTCGCCTCGACGATGGCCTTCGTCCAGCTCCTCAAGGAGCTCATCAAGGACAAGAAGATCGGCCGTCGCTTCGTGCCGATCGTCCCCGACGAGTCGCGCACCTTCGGCCTGGAGTCCCTCTTCCCGACGAAGAAGATCTTCAACACGCTCGGCCAGAACTACACGCCGGTCGACGCCGAGATGATGCTCTCCTACCGCGAGTCCACCTCCGGCCAGGTCATGCACACCGGCATCAACGAGGCCGGCTCGGCCTCGGCGTTCCAGGTCGTCGGCACCAGCTACGCGACCCACGGCGTGCCGATGGTCCCCGTCTACATCTTCTACTCGATGTTCGGCTTCCAGCGCACCGGCGACCAGTTCTGGGCCGCGGGCGACCAGCTGGCGCGCGGCTTCGTCATCGGGGCCACCGCCGGCCGCACGACGCTCACCGGTGAGGGCACCCAGCACATGGACGGCCACTCGCCGCTCATCGCCTGGACGAACGACGCCTTCGTGTCCTACGACCCGTGCTACGCCTACGAGATCCGGCACATCGTGCGCGACGCCCTCGAGCGCTGGTACGGCCCCGACTCGGGCCGCGACCGCAACAAGATGTACTACCTCACGGTGTACAACGAGCCGATGGTCCAGCCGGCCGAGCCGGAGGGCGTCGACGTCGAGGGCATCCTCAAGGGCATCCACAAGATCGCCGACGCCCCCGCCGGCGACGGCCCCGAGGTCCAGCTCATGGCTTCCGGCGTCGGTGTCCCGTGGGTCCTCGAGGCTCAGCGCCTCCTGTCCGAGGAGTGGGGCGTGCGAGCCTCCGTGTGGTCCGTGACCTCCTGGTCCGAGCTGCGCCGCGAGGCCCTCGAGGTCGAGCAGGCCAACTTCCTCCACCCGGAAGAGAACCGCACGCCGTACCTCGCCGACAAGCTCGCCGGCGCGGAGGGCCCCTTCGTCGCCACGAGCGACTACGACCACGCGGTCCCCGACCTCATCCGCCAGTGGGTCCCGGGCGACTACCAC
- a CDS encoding DUF3052 domain-containing protein, whose translation MTSTPGAAFGFASGLIIQEFGYDDDVDEALRSAVTAETGTELVDEDYEDVADSAIVWWREDDGDVDALTDLLVDAQANLDGDGLIWVLTPKARTAGAVDAFEVEEAARTAGMHATSAAAMGSSWAGTRVVSKRH comes from the coding sequence GTGACGAGCACACCGGGCGCGGCCTTCGGCTTCGCCTCCGGCCTCATCATCCAGGAGTTCGGCTACGACGACGACGTCGACGAGGCGCTGCGCTCCGCCGTGACCGCGGAGACGGGTACCGAGCTCGTCGACGAGGACTACGAGGACGTCGCGGACTCCGCGATCGTGTGGTGGCGCGAGGACGACGGCGACGTCGACGCCCTGACCGATCTCCTCGTGGACGCCCAGGCCAACCTGGACGGCGACGGACTCATCTGGGTGCTCACCCCCAAGGCACGTACCGCCGGAGCCGTGGACGCCTTCGAGGTCGAGGAGGCGGCCCGGACCGCGGGCATGCACGCCACGTCGGCCGCCGCCATGGGCTCGTCCTGGGCGGGGACCCGCGTCGTCTCCAAGCGGCACTGA
- a CDS encoding PhzF family phenazine biosynthesis protein, whose protein sequence is MITAPSTVPSSTSGAAAAPSPRERPFAQVDVFGSAPYAGNPVAVVLDAEGLSDERMQAIARWTNLSETTFVLPPTAPEADYRLRIWTPGGELPFAGHPTLGSAHAWIEAGGSPADPSLIRQEVTAGVISIRRSDDGVLSFQAPPTVHDGPLEPELLERLTAALGLRPEQVLAHQWIDNGPGWTVLRLASAEEVLAVEPDLTAVPDAMVGVIGALPEGSEQDLEMRTFAPGVGVAEDPVCGSMNASVGQWLLREGIVDGGYRVRQGTALGRSGDVRVGIEAGADGVPAVWVGGPTTTLLRGTALA, encoded by the coding sequence ATGATCACCGCGCCGAGCACCGTACCGTCCTCCACGTCCGGCGCCGCGGCTGCGCCCTCTCCCCGAGAGCGCCCCTTCGCCCAGGTCGACGTCTTCGGCTCAGCGCCCTACGCGGGCAACCCGGTCGCCGTCGTCCTCGACGCCGAGGGCCTGTCCGACGAGCGGATGCAGGCGATCGCCCGCTGGACGAACCTGTCGGAGACGACCTTCGTCCTCCCGCCGACGGCGCCCGAGGCCGACTACAGGCTGCGGATCTGGACGCCCGGTGGCGAGCTCCCCTTCGCCGGGCACCCCACCCTCGGATCCGCGCACGCCTGGATCGAGGCCGGCGGCTCGCCCGCGGACCCCTCGCTCATCCGCCAGGAGGTGACGGCGGGCGTCATCTCGATCCGCCGCTCCGACGACGGCGTCCTGTCCTTCCAGGCCCCGCCGACCGTCCACGACGGCCCGCTCGAGCCCGAGCTCCTCGAGCGCCTCACGGCAGCGCTCGGTCTGCGCCCCGAGCAGGTCCTGGCCCACCAGTGGATCGACAACGGGCCCGGCTGGACGGTGCTGCGGCTGGCGAGCGCCGAGGAGGTCCTCGCGGTCGAGCCGGACCTCACCGCGGTGCCCGACGCCATGGTCGGCGTCATCGGCGCGCTCCCCGAGGGCTCAGAGCAGGATCTCGAGATGCGCACCTTCGCCCCGGGCGTCGGCGTCGCGGAGGACCCGGTGTGCGGGTCGATGAACGCCTCGGTGGGCCAGTGGCTGCTGCGCGAGGGCATCGTCGACGGCGGCTACCGGGTCCGTCAGGGGACGGCGCTCGGCCGCTCCGGGGACGTCCGCGTCGGCATCGAGGCCGGTGCCGACGGCGTGCCCGCCGTGTGGGTCGGCGGACCTACGACCACGCTCCTGCGCGGCACGGCCCTCGCCTGA
- a CDS encoding vitamin K epoxide reductase family protein, with translation MTTQDTTARDDAPEVESSNARDVETLNRRWMLPTLIEMLVCGAIGLTASFVLSIEAWEGTSNEAASFACDINASFSCSAVARSWQATLLGFPNAFFGILFEAVVLTVTVALLLGARMPRSFMLLINVFYTVAIIFALWLFSQSFFVIHALCPWCLTITVTTTLVFAGLTRINIRTGALPSSDGLWDFVSTGRDWWVWGGLLVLLALAVTFKYLV, from the coding sequence GTGACCACCCAGGACACCACCGCACGCGACGACGCGCCTGAGGTCGAGTCGAGCAACGCCCGCGACGTCGAGACCCTCAACCGGCGCTGGATGCTGCCCACGCTCATCGAGATGCTCGTGTGCGGCGCGATCGGCCTGACCGCCTCCTTCGTCCTGTCGATCGAGGCCTGGGAGGGCACGAGCAACGAGGCGGCCTCCTTCGCCTGTGACATCAACGCGAGCTTCTCCTGCTCGGCGGTGGCGCGCTCCTGGCAGGCGACCCTCCTCGGCTTCCCCAACGCCTTCTTCGGCATCCTCTTCGAGGCGGTCGTCCTCACCGTGACGGTGGCGCTGCTGCTCGGAGCGCGCATGCCGCGCTCCTTCATGCTCCTCATCAACGTCTTCTACACGGTGGCGATCATCTTCGCCCTGTGGCTGTTCAGCCAGTCCTTCTTCGTCATCCACGCGCTGTGCCCCTGGTGCCTCACGATCACCGTGACGACGACGCTCGTCTTCGCCGGGCTGACGCGCATCAACATCCGCACCGGGGCCCTGCCCTCCTCCGACGGCCTGTGGGACTTCGTCTCCACCGGTCGCGACTGGTGGGTCTGGGGCGGGCTGCTCGTCCTCCTCGCGCTCGCGGTCACCTTCAAGTACCTCGTCTGA